A genomic stretch from Solanum stenotomum isolate F172 chromosome 8, ASM1918654v1, whole genome shotgun sequence includes:
- the LOC125872313 gene encoding aspartyl protease family protein At5g10770-like gives MSLWPYSVFLLLFILLTSSNANNEQRLHLKRLQRTHQSNSPSCYSQKSKSENGATILEMQHKDYCSGSVTNMNRNHQKQLIVDDDIRVRSIQASIKNIISGKIETLSQTKIPISSGVKLHSLNYIVTVTLGGRNTTVIVDTGSDLTWVQCQPCRLCYNQPEPLFNPSVSPTYHKVVCNSSVCQTLQSATGNSGQCGNDLQDCNYVVSYGDGSYTQGELGQDHLVLGSTSVENFVFGCGRNNKGLFGLASGLMGLGRSDLSLISQTFETFGGVFSYCLPSAEAKSSGSLVLGGDSNTSIFKNSTPISYTRMLANPQLVTFYFLNLTGFTIGGVAIQDSGFGKSGMIIDSGTVITRLPPTIYKAVKAEFLKQFSGYPFKQGISILDTCFDLSAYEEVNIPTVKMQFEGGGEMEVDVTGVLFIVKSDASQVCLALASLQYDDEIGIIGNYQQKNTRVIYDIKQSQVGFAKETCSF, from the exons ATGTCTCTTTGGCCATATtcagtttttcttcttcttttcattctGCTCACTTCAAGTAATGCAAACAATGAACAAAGGCTTCACCTCAAAAGACTTCAAAGAACACATCAGAGCAATAGCCCAAGTTGTTATTCTCAAAAATCAA aaaGTGAAAATGGAGCAACAATATTGGAAATGCAGCACAAAGATTACTGCTCTGGATCAGTTACCAACATGAACAGAAATCACCAGAAACAACTGATAGTTGATGATGATATTCGAGTTCGGTCAATACAAGCCAGCATCAAGAACATCATTTCTGgaaaaattgaaactttatCACAAACCAAAATTCCTATTTCTTCTGGTGTCAAACTGCATAGTCTAAACTACATTGTCACAGTAACGTTAGGTGGTCGAAACACGACAGTAATTGTGGACACAGGAAGTGATCTCACATGGGTTCAGTGTCAACCTTGTAGATTATGTTACAATCAACCAGAACCTCTGTTCAACCCCTCTGTTTCTCCTACTTATCACAAAGTTGTATGCAACTCGTCGGTTTGTCAAACTCTTCAGTCTGCAACCGGAAATTCAGGGCAATGTGGGAATGATTTACAAGATTGTAATTATGTTGTCAGCTATGGTGATGGATCCTACACTCAAGGCGAACTTGGTCAAGATCATTTGGTTCTTGGAAGCACTTCTGTTGAGAATTTTGTCTTTGGTTGTGGAAGGAACAACAAAGGTCTATTTGGTTTAGCATCAGGGCTTATGGGACTTGGAAGAAGTGATCTTTCTTTGATATCTCAAACATTTGAGACTTTTGGTGGTGTTTTTTCCTATTGTTTACCTTCAGCTGAAGCCAAGTCCTCTGGCTCATTAGTACTAGGAGGTGACAGTAACACTTCAATTTTCAAGAACTCTACACCTATTTCTTACACTAGAATGTTAGCAAATCCACAGCTTGTTACCTTCTATTTTCTCAATCTAACCGGGTTTACTATCGGTGGGGTGGCTATTCAAGATTCAGGTTTTGGAAAAAGTGGGATGATCATTGATTCTGGTACAGTTATTACAAGGCTCCCACCAACAATATACAAAGCAGTTAAAGCAGAGTTCTTGAAACAATTTTCAGGGTACCCATTTAAACAAGGAATTTCAATTCTTGATACTTGTTTTGATCTTTCTGCATATGAAGAAGTGAACATTCCCACTGTTAAAATGCAGTTTGAGGGTGGTGGTGAGATGGAAGTTGATGTTACTGGGGTTCTTTTTATTGTAAAAAGTGATGCATCACAAGTCTGTTTGGCTCTAGCAAGCCTCCAATATGATGATGAGATTGGAATTATTGGAAATTATCAGCAGAAGAATACTAGGGTTATATATGACATAAAACAATCACAAGTTGGATTTGCAAAAGAGACATGTAGTTTCTGA